In Candidatus Zixiibacteriota bacterium, the DNA window CAGTAATAAAACCAGACAGAAAAACGATAACAGTCTTTGGGGCATCTTTTCCTCCACAGTTGATGGTTTGATATGACCAATCAGGCGGTAATGTTATTAAAATAACCTATTATTCCGGACAGGCAACCTCAAAGTACTCCTTCCTGGCACCAGACAGCAAAATCACTCTATCAGTGAATAGACGGCGCTGCCCCGCCGGTTGTTACCAAAGATATCATGCCTCGCAAATAATGCTGCCAACAATCACTTTTGAGGGGGGGCTCAATTCCGCTCAAAACCTGCCGAAAGACTCAAGATACGACCGGTATCGGAAGAGACCGTAAAGCGGCTGCTAAAATGTTGCCTGAAATCGTATAACAATTTATACCGCAAATGCTTCTGTCGGTGCCATTGCTGGAGAAACTTTGAGGAAAACTGCTGTCCGAAATCATCTCAAAATCGGGGAATTGCCCGACCTGAGAATCCTTCCCCTGTCGCGGCTTCGATTTCACGAAGCCCCGGACGAGGAGCGGCTTCTTAATCTGGTCAACCGACTCGGTGACGAAGGAATCCTCAAAAACCCGCCGATTGTCGCCGACCCCGGCGATGGCGGCAATTTCCTGATACTTGACGGCGCCAACCGGGTGACAGCTTTGAGCAAACTACACTTCGAGCATATCCCGGTGCAGGTGGTGAAAATCGACGACGCAAACCTGACCATTAACTGCTGGCATCACGCCGTCGAAAAGTTCGACCGGTCTTTTTTTGAAAATCATATCAGTAAGATAGCCGCCCTTACTACTCATGAATCAGATGTTGTCCCGGAAGAGACCGCCAAGTCTCCTTCATTTCTCTGTTCTCTTACATTCGCTGACAGGAAGTCGCTTCTCCTTGAATCAGGTGGTAGTTTACTGCAGAAAGTCGAGATTCTGAATCAGTTTACCGACTGCTATCTGCATACCCCGCACTACGACCGGGTCAGTTATCTCAATCTGGAACATCTGGCGCATAATTATCCGGAATTTCGGACTCTCCTGCAGTTTCGCACGTTCAGCGCCGCCGAATTGATGCAGGTCGTCAACTCGGGGAAAAAACTGCCGGCCGGTATTACCCGGGTGGTTCTCCCGAAACGGGCGCTGGGGCTCAATATCAGCCTGGAACTTTTGAAGTCATCTTTGACGCTGGAAGAGAAGAATCACTGGCTTCAGGAGACTATGCAGAAGATGGTTCTTCATAAGAGCATCCGCTTTTATCAGGAGCCGACTTTCGTTTTCGACGAATAAAACGATTATCGACTTATAAGGAGATTTGTATGGACCGGACTAAGATTGTCCTCTCTGAGGAAGATATCCCGAAAGCCTGGTATAATATTCAGGCCGACCTTCCCAAACCGGTGCCGCCGCCGCTTCACCCCGGCACCCTCAAACCGCTCGGTCCCGATGACCTGGCGCCGCTTTTCCCGATGGAGCTAATTATGCAGGAAGTGACCCGGGAGCGGTGGGTCGATATTCCTAAAGAAGTGCTCGAAATATATAAACTCTGGCGTCCCACGCCGCTGGTGCGGGCGCGCCGTCTGGAAAAAGCCCTCGGCACACCGGCGAAAATTTACTTCAAAAATGAATCGGTCTCACAATCCGGGAGCCATAAGCCGAATACTGCCGTGGCGCAGGCATTTTACAATATGAAAGAAGGGGTAAAGCACCTTGCGACCGAGACCGGTGCCGGGCAGTGGGGAAGCGCCCTCTCCTTCGGATGCCGCTTCTTTGGTCTTGAATGCACCGTCTATATGGTCAAAGTAAGTTATGAGCAGAAGCCGTACCGGCGTATCCTGATGGAAACCTGGGGGGCAAAAGTTCTTCCCAGTCCGACCAACTTGACAGAGGCAGGGAGGAAGATTCTATCGGAGAATCCTGATTCCCCCGGTAGTCTCGGCATCGCTATCAGCGAAGCGGTCGAAGATGCCGCCACCCATAATGACACCAAGTACGCTCTCGGCTCCGTTCTGAACCATGTCCTGATGCACCAGACGGTCATCGGTCTGGAGGCGAAAATACAGTTTGAGATGATTGATGAATACCCCGAGGTTGTAATTGGCTGTGTCGGCGGAGGAAGTAACTTCTCCGGATTTGCCTTCCCTTTTGCCCAGGACAATCTGAAATCCGGGAAAGAGACCCGCCTGGTAGCGGTGGAGCCGACCGCCTGTCCATCGCTGACCCGGGGACTATACCGTT includes these proteins:
- a CDS encoding TrpB-like pyridoxal phosphate-dependent enzyme yields the protein MDRTKIVLSEEDIPKAWYNIQADLPKPVPPPLHPGTLKPLGPDDLAPLFPMELIMQEVTRERWVDIPKEVLEIYKLWRPTPLVRARRLEKALGTPAKIYFKNESVSQSGSHKPNTAVAQAFYNMKEGVKHLATETGAGQWGSALSFGCRFFGLECTVYMVKVSYEQKPYRRILMETWGAKVLPSPTNLTEAGRKILSENPDSPGSLGIAISEAVEDAATHNDTKYALGSVLNHVLMHQTVIGLEAKIQFEMIDEYPEVVIGCVGGGSNFSGFAFPFAQDNLKSGKETRLVAVEPTACPSLTRGLYRYDFGDTVGLTPLLKMHTLGHSFVPPSIHAGGLRYHGDAPLLCLMHDEKMIEAVAVDQKPVFEAAVLFARNEGILPAPESAHAVKVAIDEALKCKVTGEKKTIAFALSGHGYFDLAAYDKYLTGNIEDTAFTEEQARKIEASLPKVP
- a CDS encoding ParB N-terminal domain-containing protein; the encoded protein is MRKTAVRNHLKIGELPDLRILPLSRLRFHEAPDEERLLNLVNRLGDEGILKNPPIVADPGDGGNFLILDGANRVTALSKLHFEHIPVQVVKIDDANLTINCWHHAVEKFDRSFFENHISKIAALTTHESDVVPEETAKSPSFLCSLTFADRKSLLLESGGSLLQKVEILNQFTDCYLHTPHYDRVSYLNLEHLAHNYPEFRTLLQFRTFSAAELMQVVNSGKKLPAGITRVVLPKRALGLNISLELLKSSLTLEEKNHWLQETMQKMVLHKSIRFYQEPTFVFDE